TCAAGCATCACCTCTCATGATAACACCCAGAGTCTGTCAAGAACACGATACTGAAGAGCTTCGGCTACATGCTTTTCTTCGATGGCAGGTTTGGCTTCAAGGTCAGCAATCGTTCTGGCTACCTTGAGTATACGGTCATAGACACGGACACTGAGCATAAACTTTTCCGCTACCATCGCGAGAAACCTTTCCGTTGCAGGAGAAAGAGAACAAAACTCCTCGATATGGATATGGTGCATTTGAGCGTTGTGGTATATACCGAGATTCTGAAAACGCTTTCTCTGGATATTGCGTGCCTCAGTGACCCTCTGTCGTATCGTTTCTGAAGATTCTTCAAATGTCTTTCGCTGGATCTCCTGGAGAGGTGGCCTTGAAACTTGAATCTGGAGATCGATACGGTCGAGAAATGGACCTGAAAGCCTCTGGAGAATTTGCTGCATTTCCCTTGGTTCCCAGGTATCGATGTCACTATGAGTGCGAGAAGGGTTCATCGCTGCCACAAGCATGAAATTTGCGGGGAAAACAACTGACCCTTCTGCTCGGCAAACGGTAATACGCTTCTCCTCCATCGGTTGCCGCAGGGCTTGAAGCACATTTGACCGAAAGAGGGGAAGTTCATCCAGAAATAACACCCCATGGTGAGCAAGACTCACCTCTCCCGGCTTAATCCAGCGATTCCCGCCGCCGGTAATGGAGACATCCGAAGCGGTATGGTGAGGTGCACGAAAGGGCCGACTTTCAATAATCGGGCATTTATCATCAAGAAGCCCGGCCACACTATACACCATGCTGGTTTCTACTGCCTCCTCGTAGCTCATGGGGGGAAGAATTCCGCCCAGGGCTCTCGCAAGCATTGTTTTTCCTGTTCCGGGGGGACCCACCATGAGGATATGGTGCCCCCCGGCGGCGGCAATCTCAAGAGCCCTTTTGGCAAGCTTCTGTCCTTTGATATGAGACATGTCCGTTTCCACGCGGTTTAAAGAGCCGGGAGAGGGGCTTCTTGATCGGGAGGAGGGACGAATACCCTTACTTATGTACGCATACGCCTCGGTAAGGGTTTCCACACCGATGATCTCAATCTGCTCTACCGCGAGCATTTCTGAGACATTGTGTGCCGGACAGAGGATCTTTTTAAAGCCCATTTCCCTGGCTCTCCAGGCAATGGGAAGCGCCCCGGGTATAGGTCGAAGTCTTCCGTCTAATGCAAGTTCCCCTACAACCATGAGGGAACTCAGATCATCAGGAACGTCTTCCCGGGAGAGAATGGCCAGAGCAATCGGCAAGTCAAAAAGGGTGCCCATCTTTTTTATTCCAGCTGGCGCAAGGTTTACGATAATCCTTTGCCCTGGAAAGTGAAATCCTGAGTTCTGGATCGCGACTTCAATACGCCTTACTGACTCTTTTACTGCCTGTCCGGCCATTCCTACGATTTCAAATTCCTTTACCTTGGGCTGAATATCCACCTCAATATCAATGGGGATGGCATCTAACCCAAGAAGCGACATACTCTGTACCCGAACAATCATTGTTCTCCTCCTTTGTTGTTTTCTTACTCTTTATATTTTATATCGAAAAAAAATTGTTATATTTGTTTTGTTTATGTTATATAAAAAAAACAAAAGAATTTTTAAAAACGCTATCTTTTTGAAAAATAAAAACTTATAGAAAGAAAAATTTTCAGAAAATATTTTTGCGTTTTTTGAAAGATTGAGAAAAACGCGTCTTACTACTTGCTTTTTCTTTTGTTTTTTCCTAAAATAGAGGGGAATATTTTAGCATTTCTTATCTTAAGCCGATAGTATTAAGAGAGGCTTTTTGCCTGAACTATCCAAGGAGGAACATATGGGCGAAAACGAAGATATCAACCTCACTGATGAGCCGGAGACACCGGAAGAGGCGGCGGTTGAAGCGCGAGGTTTTTCGCTAGGGAAGCTTATAGAGTGGATCCTGTCAAATATGATTACCGTGGTGGTAGCGGTGGTTCTTTCTGTGGTGGTTTCTTTTTTCATCATGAATTCGATTATTTCAAAGAAAAGTGAGGACGTGTACAAAACGGTAAAGATTACCCCAAAACCTGCTCCTCTTGCTATCTTTATGCTTGATGACTTTCGCATCAATACGGCGGATATTGATGAACCTCGATTCGTTCGTGTCAAGATCAACCTGGCGTATAATCAGGGTAATAAACAGATCCAGAATGAGCTGGTCGAACGCAAGGTTCAGATTCGTGATGTGGTGCTCCGGATCTTAAATCGCAAAGAGAAGCGCGATATTGATACGGTCGAAGGCAAGGAACGTCTCAAAGAGGAGATTAAAAAGGAGATAAATAACATTCTCATCAATGGAGAGATTGAGGATGTATATTTTGATGAGTTTGTGATCTCGTAACAAGAAGGAGAGGTAGAGGGATGACAGAGATTCTATCTCAAGATGAAATTGACGCACTTTTGACAGCTGTATCCAGTGGTGAGTCTGTACCGGCGGATATAGGAGGAATAGGTGGTGGGGGTGTTGCGACATCTTCTGCATCAACCCCTGTGAAGCGTGATAAAAAGCGCTTGAAGGTTTACGATTTCCGTCGACCTGATAAATTCTCCAAGGATCAGATCCGTACCCTGCAGATGATGCACGAAACCTTTGCGCGTCTCACGACCACCTCTCTTTCGGCGCAGTTGCGTACGCTGGTTCATGTTCATGTGGTTTCCGTGGATCAGCTGACGTACGAAGAATTTACCCGTTCTATTCCCTCTCCCACGACCATGGGTATTGTCAATATGGATCCCCTGAAAGGGAATGCCGTGATTGAGCTTGATCCAAGTATTACCTTTGCTATTATCGATCGTCTGTTTGGAGGTAAGGGCGAGTCTCTCAAAACCAATCGAGAACTTACCGATATTGAACTGTCAGTTATCGAAGGAATCCTGGTTCGTGTGCTGGGAAACCTCCGTGAATCCTGGGCGAATGTGATTGATTTGAGACCACGACTTGGAAACATTGAAACCAACCCGCAGTTTGCCCAGGTTGTTCCTCCGAATAGCATGGTGGTGCTCACGACTTTTGATACCAAAGTCGGAGACGTTGAGGGAATGATGAATTTTTGTATCCCTTATATCACTATAGAGCCTATTATTTCCAAGCTCTCTGCTCAGTACTGGTATTCAAGTATCCGAAAGGGTATCTCTACGGAAAACCTTTCCCTTCTAAAGGAACAACTTGGAGAAGTCGAGGTTGAGGTTATCGCAAAACTTGGTGCGACGGAGCTGAAATTTGGAGAGATTGCTGCTATTCGCGAGGGTGATATCATACGACTGGATGAGACCATTAAGCAGGATGCAGAGGTGATTATTGGATCTGGACCAAAATTCTTAGGAAAACCTGGTGTTTCCGGAAACAGAAGGGCTATCCAGATTCGAGAGGTTCTGACTACTATTACCGAAGAAGTGTTGCAGGATATTTTGCTGGGGAGTGAGGATTAAGTTTTCTTCGGAAATACCGATACAATTACAAATAAGAGAGGAGGTTCTTTATGGGCGACGGAACATTGTCCCAAGATGAAATTGATGCGCTCTTACAAGGCACAGATGAACTGATGACGGAGAGTCTTGGGAATGCCTCCACAAATTTTGGGGTTTCTGCGGCAGCTGCAGGATCAGTTGAAAGTCTCTCCGAGATGGATAAAAATCTTCTTGGTGAGCTTATACGTGAGATAGGCAATAGTCAGGCCAATGCGCTTTCTGCTCTTACCGGGATCAATACAGCTTTTGGTTCTCCTTTTATAGATGTTGGGGCTCTTGAGAACCTCAAAAAAGATATCAAAGGGAGAGTGGTCCAGGCCAAGGTTTCTATTACCGGTGGTATAGCGGGAGAATGGGTGTATGTTGTTCCTGAAAAAAGTGTGTTGACTATTACCAACATTTTGATCGGACAGGAGAACAATACGGAAATTACCGATCTGGTAACCAATACCTTTGGTGAGGTGATTACGCAGATCACGGGAGCCATGATCACGGTACTTTCTGAAAAGCTGAACAAGCCTATTACCCCGGGATTTCCCAATATTGATCTCTTAGAGGATCCAGCAGCCATTTCTGTTGCTGGAGGTCAGATGGTGGTTCGACTGAACTACGTGTTTAATATCCATGATAGAGGAAGCGCTAAGATCTTTGCTTTTTTGAGTGTGCCGATGGCACGGAGTATTGTGAATGCTTATAACGCTGCCAAGGCCACGTCCGCAACCCAGTTTGGTGCTGGTACTCAGCAACAGATGGGAGGAGTCCCTGTTCGACCTGTTGGCTTTGAACCCTTACAGCTCGGTGTTGCTTCTGAGGGTACGGGGAATATAGCGCTCTTACTTGACGTCAGCATGAAGGTTTCGGTAGAGTTGGGACGAACACGGATGACTATCAAGGAGATTTTAGGACTCGGAGAAGGTTCGATTATCGAGCTTGATAAACTTGCTGGAGAACCGGTAGATATTCTTGTCAATGATAAGCTCATTGCACAGGGAGAAGTGGTGGTGATCGATGAAAACTTTGCTGTGCGTGTTACCAAAATTGTAAGTCCGATGGAGAGACTTCTCGAGAACACGAGTAGTAGGCATGGATAATGATAAGCGGTGTCTGAGGACGCCGCTTTTTTCTTGCAACCTTTCGTTTTTTTAAGCCTCTTGTCAGAGGTCTTTTCTGATGCTCGGTCTTTTTGTATTGGTGCAGTTTTGTTTCTTTGGCGTGTTGAGAAAAAGTTTCTTGTTGTTACCATGTCACAGGTAGGATAATGAGGTTTCTGTAGCTATGACTTTTTCAGTTAGATCACGAGGGAATGGTTATTACCTTATGGCAGTTTAAGCCCGGGAGTTGTTACCTCGTCGCAGCTAAAAATAAAAACGCAAAAGCTTTTCTTGGGTTACAGTTTCAGTGTGTCTTTCATCAACTGCAACAAAGGAAGAGCAACTCTCAGAAGGTTTGGTTAAACGTTTAACTAAAGCCTTGTACTTTTCCTTGAACAAGAATACCATATCGTGAATGGAGAATCTTTACGAGATGAGATAGAATGTGTTTTATGCGAAAAATTGGGGGAGGATTTTGTGAAAGGGCGGGTATTTGCCAACATCGGAAAAATTTCTCTCTATTTTTCTTTTTTTCTTTTCTCTTAAACCTTGCAGATTTTTTGAGTTTTGTTTATAATGTTATTCCCTGAGAATAAAGGTATGAGGATGGGTATGAGAAGGTTATTGGGTTTTCTCCATCTTGTTTTGGCCAATTTGCTGGCATATCTTTTTGCTTTGCCCTTTACGGTTTTGCTGACACCTATTGCATTTGTGATTGCCCTTTTTGGTGGGAAACGGTTGCTTTTGTTCATTACCCGTTTCTGGGCATACCTGCTTTTTATGATCACTCTTCGCCCTGTCAAGGTTGTTGGGAGAGAGCTTGTTGATTTTTCTCGTCCTTATCTTATCCTCATGAATCATGCAAGTATGTTTGATATCCCCCTGTTGTACAGGATTTTTCCCGGAAAAATCCAGTGGATATCCAAGGAGACGATTTTCTCTATTCCTTTATGGGGGAAAATCATGCGAGAGCTAGGATGTATTTCCATGGAGCGGGAAAAACTCAAGTCTGCAAAATCCTCACTGGAACAGGCAGTAAGAGCGGATGCTCAGGCCTCTATTGCGATGTTTCCCGAGGGAACACGAACTCCTACAGGGGAACTTCAGCGTTTCAAGAGGGGATTTGTTTATATTCTTCGAAATACAGAGTATGATGTACTTCCCATCACCTTTCGAGGGCTTTTCCGTTTTTGTCCGAAACATCGTTTTGCGGTGGATCCCCGTTGTCCTATCGAAGTGATCTTTCATAAGCCGCTGAAACGGGAGGAACTCGTGGGAAAAACTGATGAAGAGATTGTGGCTTATGTGCGTTCTGTCATTGAAACCGATCTCAAGGAGTCTTCATGCTCCCATTAAAGGAATTTCTTTCTATCTTTGATGCTCTTGTAAACGAGTTTCGTATTATTAATGACCACTTTGAGATGAATGCAAATTCAACGACAGAAGATTATGATGGGGTGTTTGATCGCTGGAGACAGGATATCCAGAGACGGTTTAGGCAAGTGGTTATCGATCGTCGCTGGGCAACGAATCAGAAGCTTATTTTACGGAACACTTTGTTTTTTATTGTGCGTTATGGAAAAACCTATAATACGGAGGTCAAATATCTTTTTACCGAAGAGTTTCGAAAGGAGTTTGCCGAACAGATTCGAAATGCTATCGATGCACTTATTGAAACACTTTTTCGTTTTCAGTTGTTTGTGCTTGTGTTTAAGACTGAACATGAGAAAATAAATCGAGGAGAATTTGAAAAAGAATTTCTCGAGTGGAAGAAAACTCTCTACAAAAAGGCAGAGGTTTATGCTGTTGATTTTCTCTGGGTGGATGAGATAGAAATGGTAGAGAGAGGGGATCAATCTGAAAATGACCAAAAGGTTTCGAATAGGGTTGATTTAACCCTTTCGCAGAGGGATAATGTCCAGTTTTTTGTTCGTTATGATCTGGATAATCCCCCGCCACTTATCAAAGACATTCAAATAGAACAGGATATATAGAGAGGAGAAAAGGTATGCGTATCCTGAGTGGAATTCAACCAACAGGTTATCTCCATTATGGAAACTATTTTGGAGCCGTAAGAAACTGGGTACGACTTCAGAATGATCCGGCCAATGAAACGTTTTATTTTATTGCCGATCTTCATGCGCTCACCTCAAATCAGGCAGGGTACAAATCTGAGGTTCAGGTTTATATTGAGAATATGGTAGTGGATCTTCTGGCTTCGGGTATTGATCCTGATAACTCTGTACTCTTTCTTCAGTCGGATGTTCCTGAGCACAGTGAGTTGTTCGTGATCCTTTCGATGCTGAGTCCTGTTTCCTGGCTTGAACGAAATCCAACCTACAAGGAAAAAATGGAGGAGATCAAGGGAAAGGATCTGGATAACCTCGGTTTTTTGGGGTATCCGGTTCTTCAAACAGCAGACATTGCTCTCTATGAGGCTACTCATGTGCCTGTAGGAAAGGATCAGATTCCCCACCTGGAGATTAGCCGTGAGATTATACGTCGTTTCAATACTACGTATGAGACGGAGGCACTGATAGAACCTCAACCACTCTTGTCTGAGGTTCCCAAGCTTAACGGACTTGATGGACGAAAGATGTCCAAGTCTTACAATAATGCTATCTACCTCATTGATGATCCGGATACGGTACGTAAAAAGATTATGTCTATGGTTACTGATGTGAAACGTCCAAAGAAAAGCGATCCGGGGCATCCTGATGAATGTTTGCTGTTTCCTTATTATGCGGTTTTTTGTCAGGATCAGGAGCGTATTGAAGATGTGCGCAGGCGTTGTATGGCGGCAGAGCTTGGTTGTGTGGAAGATAAGAAGCAAATGGCAGAATTGATCATTGATTATTTTGCTGATTTCCACAGAAAACGTCAGGAGATCCTGGCAAAGAAAAATATGGTTTTTGATGTTTTGGCAGAAGGGGCTAAAAAGGCTCGAGCTGTGGCTCGTCAAACCATGGAAAAGGTTCGCCAGGCCATGGGCATGGATACACTTCGTCGCTACAGTTAGGAGGGATGGGTGATAGGCATTATTCACCGTGGATACACACTCCATCTTGCCAATTTTGAGGGACCTCTTGATCTTTTACTGGAACTCATTCAGGAAAATAAACTCCCCATCAGTGAGGTTTCTCTTTCCGCTGTGACCGATCAGTACCTGACCTATTTGCGAACAATGCAGATATTCAATATTGATGTTGCCTCGGAATTTTTTGTCGTAGCAGCGACCCTCGTTTATATCAAGACCCGCCAACTTTTGCCCAGGATGTCCACGGAAGAAGACGAAGAGATGCTTTCAGAGTCGGAACTCCTGGAGCGATTGAAAGAGTATAAACAATTCCGGGCGTTGGCTCGTCAGCTTGAAAAACTTGCAGAAAGAGGGGATGTTTATTATTTTCGGGGGTATATTCCTGATCCGATTGAAGGGAAAACTCATAAGGTTCAGGTAGAGAAAACCCTGTATGTTGGAGATCTTCTCCAGTGCCTTTATCGATACAAGGGGGCGTTTATTCGAAAGCCTATTCCTATCAAGCGTCGAGAGGTACGGGTAGAAGAAAAAATGGAAAAGATTATGGAAAAGGTGCAAAGAGAAAAGATGATTCGCTTTAGCCAGATTGCCATGGAAGAGCAGTCAAAGATTGATAAGGTGGCGAGTTTTCTTGGCGGCATTGAGCTCTCCTTTCGCCAGAAAGTGCTTTTAAAACAGGCCAGGGTGTTTACGGATATTTATATACATTTGCGTGAAACCCAGGGGGCGGCAGTATGATACAATCGCTTTTTTTGAACAAGACGTATTCGAGACAGGAACTCTACGGGCTTATTGAGGCCATCCTGTTTGTAAACGGCAAGGCTTATGACAAAAAGGATCTGGCGGCTTTGCTGGAATGCAGTGTCGAAGACCTAGAACATCTGATTGAGGAGATGAACGCGAATTACAAAGAAGCGAAACGCGGGCTTACCATTATCCCGGTAGCTCATGGTTATCAGCTGGTTACGAGTCCTCTGTATCATCAAGAGATGAAAGAGCTCTTTGGAAAACGTAGTGAGAACAAGCTTTCTCCTTCGGCGTTGGAGGTGCTGGCTATTATTGCTTACAAACAACCTGTTTCCAAGGATGAGATTGATAGAATACGTGGCGTATCCTCTTCACGGAGTTTGAATCTGCTTCTTACACTTAAACTTATCACTGTTTCTGGATCAAGTGATGATGTTTTTCAAAATCCTTTGTATGTGACGACAGAGAGGTTTCTTGAGCTTTTTCGTATCAACAGTTTAGATGATCTGCCTGCTCTTTCACAGCTTGAATGGAAGGAGATGGAAGGGTTTGATGAGGAAGGTTTTGCTGAAACAGAAGAAAACGATGAGGATATTTCAGGTGAGGGAGAGAATACCGAGAAAGAAACACTTTTTTAAAGAAGGAGGTGCCCTATGGCAGAAAGAGATATAGAAACGCTACGTAAGCATATCAATGAGATTGACGAGCAGCTGGTGAAACTTTTGGACGAAAGAGCAGAGCTTGTCAAAGAGATAGGAGAATACAAGAAGAGCCAGAATATCCCTGTCTATCATCCAGAGAGAGAACAGGAGGTGCGAGAAAGAGTACTTTCTATTTCTAAAGGCATTTTTCCGCAAAAAGCTCTTATGCAGGTGTTTACCGAGATTATGTCTGCGGCACGTTCTCTGGAGGAAACGATTCGTATTGCGTATCTCGGTCCTGAGGGCACACATACTGAACAGGCTGTTATACGGCATTTTGGTTCTTCGGTAGAATTACAATCTTTTCAGACGATTCCGGATGTGTTTCGTGAAGTGGAAAATGCCAAAACCCATTTTGGTGTGGTGCCTATAGAGAACTCTCTCGAGGGAACGGTGAATATTACTCTGGATGAGTTTGTTGATTCTCCTTTGCAGATTGTTGGGGAAACGTATCTTTCTATTCATCATTGTCTTTTGGCAAATGTTGGGAATCTTGCTGAGATAAAGCGAGTGTATTCTCATCCCCAGGCTTTTGCCCAGTGTCGGCTCTGGCTTGAAACCCATCTTCCGAATGTGGAAAAAATTGAGACCTCGAGTACAGCGAAAGCGGCAAGTATGGTCCCCTGGGATAAGTTTTCCGCAGCGATTGCAGCACCTTTGGCTGCGGAAAAGTATGGTCTTCGTATCCTGGAAGCGAATATTGAGGATAACCCGGAAAATTATACACGTTTCTGGGTGATAGGTCAACCTGGCACTCCTATCCAGAATCCGAATAAGACGACGATACTTATTTCAGTGAAGGATAGACCAGGGGCTTTGCTTAAACTGCTTTCGCCTTTTCAGGTATATGACATCAATCTTTCAAAGATTGAGTCGCGTCCTTCAAAGAGACGTCCCTGGGATTATCTTTTCTTTATCGATATTGATGCAGGGCTTCAGCAGAAAGGCCTTGCCAAGGCGCTCGAAAAGGTGAAAGAGGATGCGGTTTTTGTGAAGGTTTTGGGGTCTTACATCAAAGGAACCCTTTGATGGAGAAAAAGGTTAACGAAAAGGCAGGAGTTTTCTTGACAAAAAATGAGAAGTATTGTATAATATACTTCCAATTTATGGCGTGAGGAGAAATAAATGAAGACCTTTGTGCTCAAATCTAAAGATATCAAGCGAGAATGGTATCTGATAGACGCTGCTGGCCAGCCGGTAGGTCGGGTAGCTGCAAAGGCTGCTCATATTTTGATGGGGAAACACAAACCTACGTATACTCCCCATCTGGACAATGGAGATTTTGTGATTATTATTAATGCTGGCAAGGTAATGATGACCGGGAGAAAGCCTAAAACAAAAGTCTATTATCGGTATTCTGGCTATGTGGGTGGCATGAAAGAAACAACCTTCCAGGAGATGATTCGTCGTAATCCTGTTTATCCTCTTCAGAAGGCTATCAAAGGCATGATGCGCAAGAACAAGCTTGCCAAGACAATGGTAAAAAAGCTTTATCTGTTTCCTGGAGCTGAACATACTTTGCAGAATGTGAAGCCCACCAAGGTTGAGTTGTAATCGGAGGATATCATGGCACAGAAAAAGATTTATGCAACCGGTCGAAGAAAAACGAGTGTGGCGCGAGTCTTTTTGATTCCTGGAGGAAAAGGTAAGTTTACTGTCAATGATAAGGATGTTGAGGCTTATTTTCCTTCGTATTATCATGAGACAGTGTATCTGCCTTTAACCTTGACAGAGATGAAAAACAAGGTTGATATTTATGCAACCGTGAAGGGCGGTGGTCTGACTGGACAAGCGGAAGCTCTTCGTCATGGTAT
This sequence is a window from Thermospira aquatica. Protein-coding genes within it:
- a CDS encoding flagellar basal body-associated FliL family protein, with product MGENEDINLTDEPETPEEAAVEARGFSLGKLIEWILSNMITVVVAVVLSVVVSFFIMNSIISKKSEDVYKTVKITPKPAPLAIFMLDDFRINTADIDEPRFVRVKINLAYNQGNKQIQNELVERKVQIRDVVLRILNRKEKRDIDTVEGKERLKEEIKKEINNILINGEIEDVYFDEFVIS
- a CDS encoding YifB family Mg chelatase-like AAA ATPase, encoding MIVRVQSMSLLGLDAIPIDIEVDIQPKVKEFEIVGMAGQAVKESVRRIEVAIQNSGFHFPGQRIIVNLAPAGIKKMGTLFDLPIALAILSREDVPDDLSSLMVVGELALDGRLRPIPGALPIAWRAREMGFKKILCPAHNVSEMLAVEQIEIIGVETLTEAYAYISKGIRPSSRSRSPSPGSLNRVETDMSHIKGQKLAKRALEIAAAGGHHILMVGPPGTGKTMLARALGGILPPMSYEEAVETSMVYSVAGLLDDKCPIIESRPFRAPHHTASDVSITGGGNRWIKPGEVSLAHHGVLFLDELPLFRSNVLQALRQPMEEKRITVCRAEGSVVFPANFMLVAAMNPSRTHSDIDTWEPREMQQILQRLSGPFLDRIDLQIQVSRPPLQEIQRKTFEESSETIRQRVTEARNIQRKRFQNLGIYHNAQMHHIHIEEFCSLSPATERFLAMVAEKFMLSVRVYDRILKVARTIADLEAKPAIEEKHVAEALQYRVLDRLWVLS
- the scpB gene encoding SMC-Scp complex subunit ScpB, with product MIQSLFLNKTYSRQELYGLIEAILFVNGKAYDKKDLAALLECSVEDLEHLIEEMNANYKEAKRGLTIIPVAHGYQLVTSPLYHQEMKELFGKRSENKLSPSALEVLAIIAYKQPVSKDEIDRIRGVSSSRSLNLLLTLKLITVSGSSDDVFQNPLYVTTERFLELFRINSLDDLPALSQLEWKEMEGFDEEGFAETEENDEDISGEGENTEKETLF
- a CDS encoding segregation and condensation protein A; its protein translation is MIGIIHRGYTLHLANFEGPLDLLLELIQENKLPISEVSLSAVTDQYLTYLRTMQIFNIDVASEFFVVAATLVYIKTRQLLPRMSTEEDEEMLSESELLERLKEYKQFRALARQLEKLAERGDVYYFRGYIPDPIEGKTHKVQVEKTLYVGDLLQCLYRYKGAFIRKPIPIKRREVRVEEKMEKIMEKVQREKMIRFSQIAMEEQSKIDKVASFLGGIELSFRQKVLLKQARVFTDIYIHLRETQGAAV
- a CDS encoding lysophospholipid acyltransferase family protein, with amino-acid sequence MRRLLGFLHLVLANLLAYLFALPFTVLLTPIAFVIALFGGKRLLLFITRFWAYLLFMITLRPVKVVGRELVDFSRPYLILMNHASMFDIPLLYRIFPGKIQWISKETIFSIPLWGKIMRELGCISMEREKLKSAKSSLEQAVRADAQASIAMFPEGTRTPTGELQRFKRGFVYILRNTEYDVLPITFRGLFRFCPKHRFAVDPRCPIEVIFHKPLKREELVGKTDEEIVAYVRSVIETDLKESSCSH
- the rpsI gene encoding 30S ribosomal protein S9 — its product is MAQKKIYATGRRKTSVARVFLIPGGKGKFTVNDKDVEAYFPSYYHETVYLPLTLTEMKNKVDIYATVKGGGLTGQAEALRHGIARALDSYDKEKYHKLLKEHGLLTRDARMVERKKYGLKKARKSPQYSKR
- the rplM gene encoding 50S ribosomal protein L13 translates to MKTFVLKSKDIKREWYLIDAAGQPVGRVAAKAAHILMGKHKPTYTPHLDNGDFVIIINAGKVMMTGRKPKTKVYYRYSGYVGGMKETTFQEMIRRNPVYPLQKAIKGMMRKNKLAKTMVKKLYLFPGAEHTLQNVKPTKVEL
- the fliM gene encoding flagellar motor switch protein FliM; this encodes MTEILSQDEIDALLTAVSSGESVPADIGGIGGGGVATSSASTPVKRDKKRLKVYDFRRPDKFSKDQIRTLQMMHETFARLTTTSLSAQLRTLVHVHVVSVDQLTYEEFTRSIPSPTTMGIVNMDPLKGNAVIELDPSITFAIIDRLFGGKGESLKTNRELTDIELSVIEGILVRVLGNLRESWANVIDLRPRLGNIETNPQFAQVVPPNSMVVLTTFDTKVGDVEGMMNFCIPYITIEPIISKLSAQYWYSSIRKGISTENLSLLKEQLGEVEVEVIAKLGATELKFGEIAAIREGDIIRLDETIKQDAEVIIGSGPKFLGKPGVSGNRRAIQIREVLTTITEEVLQDILLGSED
- the trpS gene encoding tryptophan--tRNA ligase — translated: MRILSGIQPTGYLHYGNYFGAVRNWVRLQNDPANETFYFIADLHALTSNQAGYKSEVQVYIENMVVDLLASGIDPDNSVLFLQSDVPEHSELFVILSMLSPVSWLERNPTYKEKMEEIKGKDLDNLGFLGYPVLQTADIALYEATHVPVGKDQIPHLEISREIIRRFNTTYETEALIEPQPLLSEVPKLNGLDGRKMSKSYNNAIYLIDDPDTVRKKIMSMVTDVKRPKKSDPGHPDECLLFPYYAVFCQDQERIEDVRRRCMAAELGCVEDKKQMAELIIDYFADFHRKRQEILAKKNMVFDVLAEGAKKARAVARQTMEKVRQAMGMDTLRRYS
- the pheA gene encoding prephenate dehydratase is translated as MAERDIETLRKHINEIDEQLVKLLDERAELVKEIGEYKKSQNIPVYHPEREQEVRERVLSISKGIFPQKALMQVFTEIMSAARSLEETIRIAYLGPEGTHTEQAVIRHFGSSVELQSFQTIPDVFREVENAKTHFGVVPIENSLEGTVNITLDEFVDSPLQIVGETYLSIHHCLLANVGNLAEIKRVYSHPQAFAQCRLWLETHLPNVEKIETSSTAKAASMVPWDKFSAAIAAPLAAEKYGLRILEANIEDNPENYTRFWVIGQPGTPIQNPNKTTILISVKDRPGALLKLLSPFQVYDINLSKIESRPSKRRPWDYLFFIDIDAGLQQKGLAKALEKVKEDAVFVKVLGSYIKGTL